The sequence below is a genomic window from Ferroacidibacillus organovorans.
CATTGACAGGGTCGGGGTTTCAAATGGGCCTCGTCGGGGGTTGAACAGTAATCGTTGAATCTGATTAAAACTATCTGTGTACGATCAATATGGATAGATTAGTGACGATAGGCGAAGCGTCGAAGGTGTTAGGAGTCTCCATTACGACACTCCGTCGTTGGGAAAAAGAAGGTCGATTACAGCCGGATGAAATAACGCCCGGTGGTCACCGCCA
It includes:
- a CDS encoding MerR family transcriptional regulator: MDRLVTIGEASKVLGVSITTLRRWEKEGRLQPDEITPGGHR